The Acetivibrio saccincola genome window below encodes:
- a CDS encoding cytochrome P450 family protein, whose amino-acid sequence MSTEKDSMLRVRLTKRQSDELDAIINELQAQMPEASVTTSSIARYALEKYVIDHIAKRDGTKIFIEISTADATEEDIKNLYDLLSKLFDETKENYSPTVHYMVGEILEPVMMKMASLMKPKKPEVKAGE is encoded by the coding sequence TACAAAAAGGCAGTCGGATGAATTGGATGCCATCATTAATGAGCTTCAGGCTCAGATGCCGGAAGCAAGCGTTACCACATCAAGCATAGCAAGATACGCTCTGGAGAAGTATGTGATCGACCATATCGCCAAGCGTGACGGAACAAAGATTTTCATTGAAATCAGCACAGCAGATGCCACAGAAGAGGACATAAAGAATCTCTACGACCTTCTTTCCAAGTTGTTTGACGAAACAAAGGAGAATTACTCACCAACGGTTCATTACATGGTTGGAGAGATATTAGAGCCAGTGATGATGAAGATGGCAAGCCTCATGAAACCAAAAAAACCGGAGGTGAAGGCAGGTGAGTAA